The Amblyomma americanum isolate KBUSLIRL-KWMA chromosome 5, ASM5285725v1, whole genome shotgun sequence genome window below encodes:
- the LOC144133693 gene encoding uncharacterized protein LOC144133693, giving the protein MDAGWVDDTKLWQKLQRPFVYNYMVEMPDTDGKPSVNYRGFAEGSNLLDSGHVGVALYQQKNGVKCIRANIRSSQTVVEATSKGLTGQSSTDKACTWNAATAKNVTPATMEVVYCHKKTQTKTQQFLSEKEMLLHFEKCPLDVSKLQNTMLHTVLKPRRKLPAGGDEDGRAFLQQEHGQHDCKRLCQLCQDFFVTNVLLSPEQAATLANHPQGSAAWHKERLLRITASEARSIPIKAAPEKWVSKHIHPSFYGNASTRYGRESEAKARAWYKKTDHGRCGMWPYHPACHFMAWSQP; this is encoded by the exons ATGGATgcaggatgggtggatgacaccaAGCTTTGGCAGAAGCTTCAGCGGCCGT TTGTCTACAACTACATGGTTGAAATGCCTGACACAGATGGCAAACCATCCGTCAACTACAGAGGATttgctgaaggcagcaacctgctTGACAGTGGCCATGTTGGCGTGGCACTGTACCAGCAGAAAAATGGCGTGAAGTGCATCAGGGCAAACATCAGGTCGTCGCAAACA GTTGTCGAGGCAACATCCAAGGGGCTCACCGGACAGTCATCAACTGACAAAGCGTGTACATGGAATGCGGCAACAGCGAAGAATGTCACCCCAGCAACAATGGAGGTTGTTTATTGCCATAAGAAAACACAAACGAAGACGCAGCAGTTTTTATCTGAAAAGGAGATGCTCCTTCACTTCGAAAAATGCCCTCTCGACGTCAGCAAGCTTCAGAACACCATGCTACACACTGTTCTGAAGCCACGCAGGAAACTACCCGCAGGTGGTGATGAAGATGGCCGTGCAT TTCTCCAGCAAGAGCATGGCCAGCATGACTGCAAGCGGCTGTGCCAGTTATGCCAAGATTTCTTCGTCACCAATGTGCTGCTGTCTCCTGAGCAGGCTGCAACACTGGCAAACCACCCTCAGGGAAGTGCAGCATGGCACAAAGAACGTTTATTGAGGATAACTGCCAGTGAGGCCCGTAGCATTCCCATCAAAGCTGCCCCTGAGAAGTGGGTATCAAAGCACATACACCCAAGCTTCTATGGTAATGCCAGCACACG GTATGGAAGAGAGTCAGAAGCAAAAGCCCGTGCCTGGTACAAGAAAACAGACCACGGACGTTGTGGAATGTGGCCTTATCATCCGGCCTGCCACTTCATGGCTTGGAGCCAGCCCTGA
- the LOC144134557 gene encoding THAP domain-containing protein 2-like — MVASCVAYGCANRLKKGCGLTFHLFPKDPELRSLWERAVRRERWHAKDGDRLCCVHFAPECFDRTGQTTRLRAGSVPSVFPAFPEHLQKPMSMKRPGRKHEDTPANNCSPPHEKSEAEEEPPVPSPTKQWYKEKVSASEEEITQLKKKVKTFQQTKRRLTKRNETAQEIIKEIRDQKLLSEEGSQVFTSSFSIDIQQLLNRAGNKQKGVYTPELRAFALTLHFYSPAAYDYVRSKFNDALPSQRTLRQWYRSVHGAPGFTDEAFCFLQKFTQSRMSHSTAL, encoded by the exons ATGGTTGCCTCTTGCGTTGCCTACGGATGTGCGAACAGGCTGAAGAAGGGTTGTGGCCTCACGTTTCACCT GTTTCCAAAAGATCCGGAGCTGCGGAGCCTGTGGGAGCGGGCTGTTCGCCGTGAAAGGTGGCATGCGAAAGATGGAGATCGCCTTTGCTGTGTGCATTTCGCGCCGGAGTGCTTCGACCGCACCGGACAGACAACGCGACTGCGTGCGGGTAGTGTTCCTTCTGTGTTCCCTGCGTTTCCGGAGCATCTACAGAAGCCCATGAGTAT GAAGCGTCCTGGCCGCAAGCATGAAGACACCCCAGCCAATAACTGCTCACCGCCGCATGAAAAGTCTGAAGCTGAAGAAGAGCCACCTGTGCCTTCACCCACCAAACAATGGTACAAAGAAAAAGTCAGTGCCTCTGAGGAAGAAATAactcagctgaaaaagaaagttAAAACTTTTCAGCAAACGAAGCGAAGACTCACAAAGAGAAATGAGACAGCGCAAGAAATTATCAAGGAAATCAGAGATCAAAAACTCCTTTCAGAAGAAGGATCACAGGTGTTCACGTCTTCATTTTCAATTGATATTCAGCAGCTTCTGAACAGAGCGGGCAACAAGCAAAAGGGTGTATACACACCCGAGCTCCGCGCGTTCGCGCTGACTTTGCATTTTTATTCCCCGGCCGCGTATGACTACGTCAGGTCCAAATTCAATGATGCCCTTCCTTCACAGCGGACACTTAGGCAATGGTATCGCTCAGTGCACGGAGCTCCTGGCTTTACAGATGAAGCATTTTGCTTCCTTCAAAAATTTACACAATCACGAATGAGCCATTCTACTGCGCTCTGA